Proteins encoded within one genomic window of Augochlora pura isolate Apur16 chromosome 11, APUR_v2.2.1, whole genome shotgun sequence:
- the Creg gene encoding cellular Repressor of E1A-stimulated Genes produces the protein MILRFTILVALAILAIEAHNYPQTLEEQEQWKEFEEFLKWKKAKQLGENHWHGKKYKKHYSESHEMDKVYESNEQSSADPPPINQAALMARYIVNQADWVSVATISTRKEIEGYPAATLVSYSDGELGSGSGIPYLYLTPLDFTAQDLAKDNRVSVMMTLAQGNYCKSKNWDPMDPRCARILMSGKILPLKNDTSELDLAKRVFFERHPTLVHMPPNHRFYFAKLKIATIAVLDTFGGPKYVNVKEYLNPTVNNITEEFNRRFPLRSGENYSEEYAPVSNDLNPVVRAI, from the exons ATGATTCTACGATTCACGATACTCGTCGCTCTCGCGATCCTGGCGATCGAGGCACATAACTATCCGCAAACCCTCGAGGAACAAGAACAATGGAAAGAGTTCGAGGAATTCCTCAAGTGGAAGAAAGCAAAGCAGTTGGGTGAAAATCATTGGCACGGAAAGAAATACAAGAAACATTACTCCGAGAGCCATGAAATGGATAAAGTTTACGAAAGCAACGAACAATCCAGCGCTGATCCACCACCAATCAATCAGGCTGCTTTAATGGCAAGATACATTGTCAATCAAGCTG ATTGGGTGTCCGTGGCAACCATAAGCACGCGGAAGGAAATCGAAGGGTATCCTGCCGCAACCTTAGTCTCATATAGCGACGGTGAGTTAGGAAGTGGATCAGGAATTCCATATCTTTACCTTACTCCTTTGGATTTCACAGCTCAAGATCTTGCA AAAGACAATCGCGTATCGGTAATGATGACATTGGCCCAAGGTAACTATTGTAAATCGAAGAATTGGGATCCCATGGATCCTCGTTGCGCCCGAATACTTATGAGCGGAAAAATCTTACCG TTGAAGAATGACACCTCCGAACTTGATTTAGCTAAACGAGTTTTCTTCGAACGTCACCCGACTTTGGTCCATATGCCACCAA atcACCGCTTCTACTTTGCCAAACTGAAAATAGCGACGATCGCAGTTCTGGATACATTTGGCGGGCCTAAATACGTAAATGTGAAAGAGTACTTGAATCCAACGGTTAACAACattacagaagaatttaacaGACGCTTCCCTTTAAGATCTGGTGAAAATTATTCGGAAGAATATGCGCCAGTTTCTAATGATTTAAATCCTGTAGTCCGCGCTATATAA
- the Cog3 gene encoding conserved oligomeric Golgi complex subunit 3, with the protein MSKMKTVSNNLTKWDLSEDPLAPLTEHQKDCLLSLEEELSSMSTLKNDEISDTTDTSETDKKSVQIERYQDLLEHYTSLEKECMDKKDIKYILYLNELQNRQHECRELCLQIEEAMEDFTTLYKQYSEVSDKTTSLYNASEQLDSDQRKLNSTLENITEYVKYFKDIDMMMEKLEAPTLSVNSEMFFNILDKIDINIDFVQSNPSFKESNTYLIKYKHCQSKAISMIQNYIFNLFSKTTESILNLRDNDDSHDSADAALALFYGRFQTILSKVRPIIEQIEVKSYKRQEYDSLLTECHQYYWSQRGLVLGSSIQKSLLSVKEKYNGDHCSLVRNSCALLLHASMDEYKLFYEFFSKPSGGLTAYIESLCTSLYDMLRPFIIHINHLETLAEICCILRIEMLDEHVQNNFEPLEGFGNICLQLLHDVQERLVFRAHLYLQSDVLNYNPSPGDLAYPEKLRMMEDIAESIREETRQTKMKRISVSSSDDSFIEPVSRNHIVMDSIYQKTHMGNSPADLHGMWYPTVRRTLVCLSRLYRCIDRSVFQSLSQEAIALCVQSIENARQEIEKRASTLDAELFQIKHLLILREQIAPFQVDFTIKEYSLDFSKVKTAAFGLLEKSSRLFTLSNNALLEFLLEGAPQMKEQLIDSRKHVDNKLKYTCQRLIQHATFLLIHPILKLLDKEKLSVNTNNSDKPQEHNFGTPEEVAAIISEVLRIIKFKCPDIQQSMQLYLSNKETEFILFRPIKNNVCAAFTQLYQILSKYYNAEELLLIACPLPEQISVMLSSSSLVHGKGTQTIKKT; encoded by the coding sequence ATGTCTAAGATGAAAACTGTTTCGAATAACTTAACCAAATGGGATCTGTCAGAAGATCCACTGGCACCGTTAACGGAACATCAAAAGGATTGTTTATTAAGTTTAGAAGAAGAATTGTCTTCCATGAGTACATTGAAGAATGATGAAATAAGTGACACTACAGACACGAGTGAAACAGATAAAAAGTCAGTACAAATAGAACGGTATCAAGATCTTTTAGAACACTATACCTCGTTAGAAAAAGAATGCATGGAtaagaaagatataaaatacatattatatctTAATGAGCTACAAAATCGACAGCATGAGTGCCGTGAGCTTTGTCTCCAAATTGAAGAGGCAATGGAAGACTTTACAAcattatataaacaatattcggAGGTATCTGATAAAACCACTTCCCTTTACAATGCTAGTGAACAGCTTGACTCTGATCAgaggaaattaaattccacTTTGGAGAACATCACTGAGTATGTAAAATACTTTAAAGATATCGATATGATGATGGAAAAGTTAGAAGCACCGACACTGTCAGTAAACAGCGAAATGTTCTTCAATATATTGGATAAAATTGACATAAATATTGACTTTGTGCAAAGCAATCCATCATTTAAGGAGAGTAATACatacttaattaaatataaacattgtcAGTCTAAGGCAATATCTatgatacaaaattatatatttaatttatttagtaagaCTAcagaaagtattttaaatctGAGGGATAACGATGATTCTCATGATAGTGCTGATGCAGCATTAGCACTTTTCTATGGAAGATTTCAAACTATTTTATCAAAAGTTAGGCCTATTATAGAACAAATAGAagtaaaatcatataaaagaCAGGAGTATGACAGTTTGTTAACAGAGTGTCATCAATATTATTGGAGCCAAAGAGGATTAGTATTAGGCTCTAGTATACAGAAGTCCTTATTgtctgtaaaagaaaaatacaatgGTGATCATTGTAGTTTAGTACGAAATTCATGCGCACTATTGTTACATGCATCAATGGATgaatataaactattttatgaattctttTCAAAACCATCTGGTGGATTGACAGCTTACATAGAAAGCTTATGCACATCTTTGTACGATATGCTGAGACCATTTATTATCCACATTAATCATTTAGAAACATTGGCTGAAATTTGCTGTATTTTGAGAATTGAAATGTTGGATGAGCatgtgcaaaataatttcgagcCTTTGGAAggatttggaaatatttgccTACAGTTGTTGCATGATGTACAGGAAAGACTTGTTTTTCGTGCTCACCTATATTTGCAATCTGATGTTTTGAATTATAATCCATCACCGGGTGATTTAGCATACCCAGAGAAATTAAGAATGATGGAGGACATAGCAGAATCAATAAGAGAAGAGACACGgcaaacgaaaatgaaaaggaTATCTGTGTCATCTAGTGATGACAGTTTCATTGAGCCAGTGTCTAGAAATCATATTGTAATGGATTCTATATATCAAAAAACACATATGGGAAATTCACCAGCAGATCTTCATGGAATGTGGTATCCTACAGTCCGTAGAACATTAGTTTGCTTATCAAGATTATACAGGTGCATAGATAGATCTGTTTTTCAGTCTTTGAGTCAAGAAGCAATAGCTCTCTGTGTTCAAAGTATAGAGAATGCAAGGCAAGAGATTGAGAAACGGGCATCAACTTTAGATGCAGAACTTTTccaaataaaacatttgttgATACTACGCGAACAAATTGCGCCGTTTCAAGTGGATTTTACTATAAAAGAGTACAGTCTAGACTTCTCTAAAGTTAAGACTGCTGCATTTGGTTTACTGGAAAAAAGTTCCAGACTTTTTACATTGTCGAATAATGCATTATTGGAGTTTTTATTAGAAGGAGCACCACAAATGAAGGAACAGCTAATAGACTCCAGGAAGCATgtagataataaattgaaatatacatGTCAACGTCTTATACAGCATGCAACATTTTTGTTGATACatccaattttaaaattattagataaagaaaaattgtccgtTAATACCAACAATTCAGATAAACCGCAAGAACATAATTTTGGAACTCCAGAAGAAGTTGCTGCAATAATTAGTGAGGTTTTGCGGATAATTAAGTTTAAATGCCCTGATATTCAACAGTCAATGCAATTATATCTGTCCAATAAGGAAACAGAGTTCATTCTGTTTAgaccaataaaaaataacgtaTGCGCAGCATTTACACAATTATATCAGATTCtaagtaaatactataatGCAGAGGAACTCCTTCTAATCGCTTGTCCGCTACCAGAACAAATTTCTGTTATGTTGAGTTCATCCAGTCTTGTTCATGGCAAAGGTACACAAACTATAAAGAAAACGTAG